GGCAAATgttctgatatttaaaaaaaagggagtGGTGGTAGAAAATAAAATCCAGACTATTGGCCAATAAATTTTGACTTCAATTTCCAAAAGAAATTTAGAATGTATGATTCAATGGATGGTCAGTGAACAACTAGAAAGGTAAGCAGAAATCATAAGCCAACGAAGTTTCACAAATAAGTCATACCAGAATATCTTTACGTTTTGGGAGGACAAGATTACTAAACTGATCAGGAGTGTACTGTAGATATTACTTCCCTAGATATTAGCAAAGTATTTAATAATTTgttatgatattcctatgaaaaAGATGGGGAAATGTGGGGCACATAATAATACAGTTTTGTAACTGTTTGAATGAACAGAGTCACCATTAATGGTTCTATGCTAACTTGGAAGCAGACATCTAGTGGAGTGCCCTAGGGACCTGTACTTGATACTATACTGCttaccatttttatcaatgacttggatgaagggaTACTGTAGCATATGTATCAGAGATCAGGTCCAATATTTGAAGAATCAGACtctattaaataaaatttgacaggctagaaaatttgacataattaaaagataaaattgtatgaggataaatgtaaagtcttacattttgGTCAAAGAAATCAACTTCACAATTACAACGTGGGAGGCATAGTTAGATAACAGTGCATCTGAAGAAGATTTGGGGATTTTAGTGAACTCCAAGCTTAATATGACAGCAGTGTTATGTTACATTTTAGTACACtgtattttaggaagggcatATTTAAGCTGGAGAATGTCCAAGGCAATTAGAATGGTGAAGAatcttgagtccatgtcatatgtaCAAAGTTCTGTTGAAATGCAGATGTTTATCCTAGAAGGCTAGAAGCAAATGACAGCTGTCTTCCGAGAACATGAACAGGTACCATATAGAAGAGGGAGAAATGGGCACAAGATGTAAAAGGACACATTCAGAcaggagaaaaatgggaaagggagatTGTGCCAGCTTCCTATGCCTACCTATAGTTAATGATGTTGGGGTATATACTTAAAcacttctccattagaatgcaaggcAGGGTAGGAACTCTTCTCAATTTTGTCTTTGGATACTGAGGGCTAAGAACATGACCTAGCACACGGCTGGAAGCTGTTACCTGATTGGCCAGGGGATGTCATAGACTGATAGCCTGTTATAAACTCCTTTggaagcgctatataaatgctagctgttattatcgGCAGCATGCTAAACgctggaaaaaaataagcaaaaaatgaCAGGCTtcgccctcagggagtttacattctaacccGAGAAGACCATACAAtgttttttccatccaagttcaatAAGCTCCAGGGATACGTCCAGCTCCCGGTTAAGCCCCACCCTGCGAGCGCGCCTTCGTTGCTCTGGTAACAAGTCCCTCCCccgggggaggggaggtgacaCGCCCACAACGCGCATGCGCAGGGGTGCAGGCAGGTGGGAGTCTCGGCCAGCCGGGTGCGGGTCCCGTTTTCCTGGCCGCCGGGAGAAccatggcggcggcggcggcagaggAGGCGGAAGAAGCGCTGTGTAGCTTCGTTCGCCCGCTGGAAAAGAGGGACGGCACGGTGCTGCGGCTCCAGCAGTACGGCTCAGGAGGCGTGGGCTGTGTGGTGTGGGACGCCGCCATCGTCCTGGCCAAGTACCTGGAGACGCAGCATTTCTCGGGCGCCGCCGCTGGGACGCACGCGCTGCTCCGGAGATCCGTGCTGGAACTGGGAGCAGGCACCGGCGCCGTGGGGCTTATGGCGGCCACTCTCGGGTACGGGCTGGGTTACTGCTGGGCGGGGGAGGGAGCGGGGGCTGCGGCGCCTCCGGGCTGGGAACCCGCGCATGCGCGCTCGCACGCACGCCCAGTCACGAGCTGTTTAGACCGGACGCGGCGTCCGCCCCCTGCTCATGCACGCACCCAAACGTATACGCACGGTCTGTCTAGACGCGGGGGTCTGCCCCcgacacgcacgcacgcacgcggcACCCCCTCCTCCCGCCCTCCTCCCCCGCGCGAGGCGGGGCTGGCCAGACGGCTAGactgctgccccctccccccatatacacagacacacacatatatgtacatacgcaCGTGTGTTTCTACTTCCTTTGTAGGGCAGATGTTATAGTCACAGATCTGGAGGAGCTACAGGACTTGCTTAAGTTGAATATTAAAATGAACGAGCATCTCATCACTGGTTCTGTGCAAGCCAAGGTACTGAAATGGTTTGTATGCTCTTTTAACTTGAGTTTAAGAATTGAAACTTTATTTAAAGTGTATCTGTGCTAGAAATTACTTACTCCCTGAGGAAATTGTTTAGTTTTCTAAACTGTGATCTTTTTTAAGTTAGAGAAATAAATCTTGAtaaatgtatgtctctttttaAGGGGCGAAGAAAGAAAAGACTATTTCTCTCCACCTGATTACATATTGATGGCCGACTGTATATACTATGAAGAGGTAATTATTCAGTAACTGTGAAGCTCGTTTCCAGTTTCTAAGAGCTTTTTTTTATTAgccttttttaaagtaaatttcagATATGTGCCACCTGTATTTAGACACTCTCTTCCCAGAAACaagtatttctttatttattttaaattttgcactttattttcctccaattacacataaaaacaattttcaacatttgtttttaaaattgaattctaaACTCTCtcccaacccccctcccccagcaccctccccacattgaaaaggcaagcaatttgatatggttATACATGTggaagcaagtatttattgatccTTTCTTGGGTTCCTCCCCTTGTCCCTCTGCAGCCAACAGATTAGTTtaggcaacaaacatttgttcAGCATAATCTATATAAAAGTTCAGGGAAAGCAAAGATCACAAGAGTTGTAAGATAGCTAAAATATATAGCTGTGTAGCAAGGCTAAATAAGTGGTGGATCTGTTTTGAAACATTAAGAACTGAATTGTTTTTGAAAATGCGTTTTATGAATTTTTTGGCTATTCAGAATGAATTATTTAGAATTTTTCTAAAACGGCACTTAAAGAGCTAAATGTCtatggaaagatgataaattAGTTTTTTTGAGCCTAGACTCTTGCTAGAGTCATCCAGTGTTTTTCTGTAAATAGTGGCATAAGGTTTTGTGAGATGCTTATCCTCCACTTACCCACTAAACATAGAGCTAACTTGTGATTAAAGTTAAGGAAATGCTTAAATTTGGTCCtattttttaaggatgagaatCAAGTGAAACATGAGCAgaccaggttttgtttttttgattacTTATTTGCTTCTTTCAGTATAAAGAacaactttctttaatttttcattcttttcattttgatccCCTAACTAGAGTCATTTAGAATTCCATTTTTTAATCAGTGAAACTGAGGCCAGGTCACTGATTAGTGAAGTTTGGAGCTTTAATAAGATCTGGGCATATGCTGTTTACAAAATATCATACTAAGTAgtttggggaatacaaagaagaggACCCTTTTCAGTTATGATTATTTCCAGTGGTaacattatttccttttaaacaGTCTTTGGAGCCATTGCTAAAGACATTAAAGGATCTCAGTGGACCTAAGACCTGCATCATATGTTGTTACGAACAACGAACTATGGGGAAAAATccagaaatagagagaaaatattttgaggTAAGTGCCTCATTATAGCTGATGACTGTAGActgttttgtcatttattttcaaaGCTTGATCTTCTCTGAAAAAAAGTGTACAGAATTGTTGTCTTCCAAAAGAGTGAATAATTAGATTTCTATTCTCAGTATTCATAGATGGTTTGTGGCAGCTAGGCTTAATGATTAGAGTTTGGAAGTAAGAAGACccagttcagattctgccttggacacttagcaGTTGCCTCATTGTGGGTAAATGACTTAGCCTGagcttttaattttcttatctataaaacaggaataataaaagTACTTACCTATGGGTTGTTGAGATGACATATTTATGTAAGGCACCTTGCCAAtcttaagtgttatataaatgtattatcattattattattttgaatatcCTTATAATCTTTGTCTTGGATTCTTTGAAAAAATAGGGCtacttttttcatttgaaaaaattaatttcttgatagccttatttgtaaaaaaaacaatGATTATTCAAGTTTGTTCAATACTTGATTAGTAAATATAATGATGTCCTTAAAATGAACTTAATATCTCCAGGAAACAAATTATTGGTAGAAAATTGTTTGGATTGTTgctgaaaaaagagagagaaaaatctgtTCAAGTAGTCAGCTCAATTCATATTTTGTctcatttaaaaacagtattaaACCTAGATTTAGTTTCACTTGAACAGGAATTATTATAAAATTGTCTAAGACATGTAGTATGTATA
This region of Trichosurus vulpecula isolate mTriVul1 chromosome 3, mTriVul1.pri, whole genome shotgun sequence genomic DNA includes:
- the VCPKMT gene encoding protein-lysine methyltransferase METTL21D isoform X2; the encoded protein is MAAAAAEEAEEALCSFVRPLEKRDGTVLRLQQYGSGGVGCVVWDAAIVLAKYLETQHFSGAAAGTHALLRRSVLELGAGTGAVGLMAATLGADVIVTDLEELQDLLKLNIKMNEHLITGSVQAKVLKWGEERKDYFSPPDYILMADCIYYEESLEPLLKTLKDLSGPKTCIICCYEQRTMGKNPEIERKYFEKLQH
- the VCPKMT gene encoding protein-lysine methyltransferase METTL21D isoform X1 is translated as MAAAAAEEAEEALCSFVRPLEKRDGTVLRLQQYGSGGVGCVVWDAAIVLAKYLETQHFSGAAAGTHALLRRSVLELGAGTGAVGLMAATLGADVIVTDLEELQDLLKLNIKMNEHLITGSVQAKVLKWGEERKDYFSPPDYILMADCIYYEESLEPLLKTLKDLSGPKTCIICCYEQRTMGKNPEIERKYFELLQLDFDLEKIPLEKHDEEYRSEDIHILYIRKKK